TTTTAATCCGCCGAGCGTGACCATTGCCGCGGGCGGCGAAGTAACGTGGACAAATAGCGATTTGGTAAATCATACCGTGACCGGCGAGGATTGGGGTAGCGAACTTTTTGGCAAAGACCGAAGTTTTACCAAAAAATTTGAAACGCCTGGAGTTTACCCATATCATTGCGCACCTCATCCGAATATGACTGGCAGAGTGGTTGTAAAATAATTTGAAAAATCGTATGGCTCAAAAAATGTGGGTCTGTAATAATTGCGGTTTTATTCACTCCGGTGATAAGCCGCCAAAAAATTGCCCGCGATGCGGTTCGGAAGCGGAGGAATTTGATTTGATGCCGGTTAAGCCTTCTTTCGAACGCGCCAAAGTTTTGAAACCCACAGATTATTTGATTATTAATGGTTCAAAACATCGCGCTCATAACACCCGTCTCTTCACGGATATGGTTGCTGAAGTTTTCCGGGAGCAAAAAAAATCGTATCAAGTGATAAATTTGTGCGAATACAGGGTTGATATGTGTTGGCATTGTTACTCCATGTTTCAAAATCTTTGCCATGACCCTTGTCAAAATCAGGACGATGACATGAAATATTTTTATCCTTTGCTCAAAAAGTGCAAGGGATTTATCATTGTCTCTCCGATAAATTGGAATAATATGTCGGCGCTTTTGAAACATTTTCTGGATCGATTGACCGCGGTGCAAAATATGTTTTTAGTAAATGGCACAACACCAATGCTCGGAAAAACTTGTGGCATAATTATAAACGGCCACGAAGATGGCGCTTACAAAACGGCGTTTGATATTATGATGTATCTGCAAAATTTAGGTTGTGTGCTAGCGCCGTACGGGATTACTTATACAACGCACGGAGCGCAATATAAAACCGAAGAAGATAAAAATTATTTTGCGAAAGACAAGCGGGCTCGCGAATTTGTCCGGGCGGTAGCAAATAATGTGATAAAATTTTCCGAGGTAAAATTTGATTATAGAAAAATTATTCCGTCGGCAGAATAATAATTAACCTGAAAAATATGATCCAAGACAACCAGGAAAATTTTGATAAATGCGGTTGTGAGTCGTGTCCGAGCTACAATGCCTGCATGCGCGGGGGCAATCAAAAACTTTTTTGTGGCAAAGACAAAAGTTCTTGCGAAGTTCCCATGAAAGGATGCACTTGCATGAATTGCGTTGTGCATCGGGAAAATAATCTTACGTCGGGGTATTATTGTTTAAAAGGAAAAGAAGAATAATTTAATTTTTAATTTTATTTTTATGGCAGTAAAAAACATCGGAGAAAAATATCGCTGCAATGTTTGCGGAAACGAAACAACTGTCACGGAAGTTGGTGGAGGGACTTTGGTTTGTTGTGAAGAAGAGATGGAATTAATGGAAGAAGCGGGAAGCGAAGAAGAAGGGGAATCGGAAGAAGAAAAAATTTAACAACAGTTTAAATTTTTGATATGTCCAAAACTCAAGAAAATTTACGAAAAGCATTTGCCGGAGAAGCGATGGCTCGCGATAAATATACTTTCTTTGCGAAGAAAGCGCGCGAGGAAGGCTTTGAGGGAATTGCCAGAATTTTTGAAGAAACGGCAGACAACGAACGGGCGCACGCCGAGCGCGAAATTAGTTTTATGAAAGGTGAAGTGACCACAAGTTTTCTAAATT
The sequence above is drawn from the Patescibacteria group bacterium genome and encodes:
- a CDS encoding NAD(P)H-dependent oxidoreductase — translated: MAQKMWVCNNCGFIHSGDKPPKNCPRCGSEAEEFDLMPVKPSFERAKVLKPTDYLIINGSKHRAHNTRLFTDMVAEVFREQKKSYQVINLCEYRVDMCWHCYSMFQNLCHDPCQNQDDDMKYFYPLLKKCKGFIIVSPINWNNMSALLKHFLDRLTAVQNMFLVNGTTPMLGKTCGIIINGHEDGAYKTAFDIMMYLQNLGCVLAPYGITYTTHGAQYKTEEDKNYFAKDKRAREFVRAVANNVIKFSEVKFDYRKIIPSAE
- a CDS encoding DUF2769 domain-containing protein; the encoded protein is MIQDNQENFDKCGCESCPSYNACMRGGNQKLFCGKDKSSCEVPMKGCTCMNCVVHRENNLTSGYYCLKGKEE
- a CDS encoding desulfoferrodoxin FeS4 iron-binding domain-containing protein — protein: MAVKNIGEKYRCNVCGNETTVTEVGGGTLVCCEEEMELMEEAGSEEEGESEEEKI